From the genome of Rhizobium oryzihabitans:
GGCGCCGGCCTCGGCATGGAGCTGCATCCCGATATCGAAAAGAGCTTCACGGTCAGCCGCCGTTTTTCGGATGCGGCGTCGATCTGATCAGAACAGGTCGCCCTGATCACTCGGACCAGAGGAAGCCGGTTTTGCCGGCTTCTTTTTTTGAGTGGTGACAGCTTCCGTAGACGGTATGCCCTCTCCCGTCGTGATGGCGGAAACCCGGCCATCGGCAAACTCCATCGACACCACAGCGCCGGAAGCAATGGCGGCGGCGCGGGTCAATGGCCGGTTTTCCTCGTCGCGGATAACGGCATAGCCGCGTTTCAACACGTTCTTGTAGGACAGCGATTCCAAAACGCGATTATGCGCGGCAAGGCCCGAGCGGTTCTGCGCCATGCGATGCAGCACGGCCGTATCGGCCCGGCGCGTTGCGGTAACGACCCGCTCCTTCTGCCGCTCCAGCTGGCCGAGCAGGCGTGCGGGAAGCGAACGCAGCGAGGAATCGAAGGCATCAACGCGGCCTTTTCCCTGCAACAGACGACGTTCCACCAGAGTCTCGGCGCGGTGCATCCGCTCGGTAATGCGCTGCCTGTGGTGCTTGAGACCGTTCAGCAGGGTTTCGGGCCTCAGACCCGACGCAGAACGCTCGAAGGCGCGGCGCTTGTTGAGCGTCGTCATTTCAAGCCCGCGACCAAGGCCGCCTGCAGCCTCATCGAAGCGGCGACGCGGCAGGGCCAGAAGTTGGTCCAGTGAAGGCAGCGCCCGTACCAGTGCCCGCAGGCCCTGGCGGCGATTGTCCATCTGGCGCGAGACGGAGCCCGAAAGGCGTGCGGCAAGGCCGGAAAGCTGCGCTTCCAGCTCGGCACGAACCGGCACGGCCATTTCGGCAGCCCCAGTCGGTGTCGGCGCACGCACATCGGCGGCGTAGTCGATCAATGTCGTATCGGTTTCATGCCCCACGGCGGAAATCAGCGGGATTTCGCTTTCGGCAGCGGCGCGCACGACGATTTCGTCGTTGAAGCTCCAGAGATCCTCCAGACTGCCGCCACCACGCGCGACGATCAGCACATCGGGCCGCGCAATTTCCCCACCCGGCTGAAGCGCATTGAAACCGCGAATGGCGTTCGCCACTTCCTCGCCCGAGCCTTCACCCTGCACCTTGACCGGCCAGACGACGACGTGGACCGGAAAACGATCCGAAATGCGGTGCAGAATATCGCGAATGACCGCGCCCGTCGGCGAGGTAACGACACCGATGACATGCGGCATGAAGGGCAGACGGCGCTTGCGTTCCGGATCGAACAGTCCCTCCGCCGCCAGACGTCTGCGGCGATCTTCGAGTAGCGCCATCAGCGCCCCGGCGCCGGCCGGCTCCAGGCTTTCGATGACGATCTGATATTTCGACGAGCCGGGAAAGGTGGTGACCTTACCGGTGGCGATGACTTCCATGCCCTCTTCCGGGCGGAACTTCAGCCGCGAGAACGTGCCTTTCCAGATCACCGCATCGATGCGGGCGCGATCGTCCTTCAGCGAGAAATAGGCGTGTCCCGATGAGTGGGGACCGCGATAACCGGAAATCTCGCCACGCACCCGCACCTGATCGAAAGCCGTTTCCACCGTTCGCTTGATGGAACCCGACAGTTCGGACACCGAGAACTCGGCAAGATTGCTCAATGCGGCATGGGAGAAGATATCGCTCATGGCTGTTTGTAACCAAAACCCGTCGATTCGGAAATGCCGGTACCGGCCTGCCCCATTTTAACGGCGATGAAACCATATCCTCAACTAACGAGTTAGGAAAATAGGGAACGGAGGAGAAAACAAGGGTTCGTTAGGGAAGAAGACGTTAGGTCTTGTCCCAAGCCCGGCAACCAAAGAGGAGGCGGCATCATGATTTTTCTTACCGCCACAGTGCTCGGCGTAACCGCAGTTGCGTTGCGTTCGGTCTTCAGCATCATCTTCATCTGCATGATGATTATTGGCGCCTATGGTGTCGCAATGATGATTTCTTCCACGGCCGTACCTCTGACGTCGCTTCTGCTGGCCCTTGCCGGATACAATTTCGGCGTCGTGGGTGTTGTTATCAGCCTTCTGGTGCTGCAGCGCCCCCGCTCCACTCAGCCGACGCTTTAACAGCTGGCCGCCTTGAGGCTTTCCCACTTTGCGCTGACCGAGACTTACGGACTGGCCGTTGACCTTGCCGTCACCTCTCTGCTGATTTTTTACATCGATATCGACCCGCTTGCCGCCCGGCTGCCCGGCGCTGCGGCGGGGCTCGCGGCGAGCTGGCAGATGAACCGGTCGAAGGGCGATCAATCCGGCAAGGTGAGCGGATTTCTGACGAATACCGTCACACTCACGTCCCGCATCGTCAGCGTCGGGCTTTTCGCACTGCTGCAATGGCGCAACCCGCTGGTACAGCCACTCTTCCCGCTTGCCTTTTCGGCGCTCGCAGCATTGGTGCTGGCACTTTACGGGTACAGGCGGCTGCAGAAGCAGCGTGTGGAAAGCGACTAAACCGTTTCCCAGCCATCCTTCTCGCCCGCCCTGTAGATGGCGTCGATAAAAAGCTGGTTCTTCCGCGAGTTTTCCAGCGTGACCACTTCGCCTTCGCCCTTCGCCGCGCGGGCGAAAGCCTCCGCTTGCAGCTTATATTGGCGGCTGTCCTGAAACCGGAAGATCTGCGACTGGTTATGGGCCTGATTGGTCAATTCGATCTCTTCCGCACCCCAGCGATTGGCGTTGAAGGGCGATTTGACCTCGATGTACCCGTCAGTGCCGTGGAAAACCATCAACTGGCGGGCGGCAAGCTGGGTCGCCAGATAGAAGCTCAGTTCGAAACCACCGAAATCGGCCCTGACGCTGGAATAGATATCCGTGCCGAAATCCTTGTCGCGCTCGACGCTCGCCTGGA
Proteins encoded in this window:
- the xseA gene encoding exodeoxyribonuclease VII large subunit codes for the protein MSDIFSHAALSNLAEFSVSELSGSIKRTVETAFDQVRVRGEISGYRGPHSSGHAYFSLKDDRARIDAVIWKGTFSRLKFRPEEGMEVIATGKVTTFPGSSKYQIVIESLEPAGAGALMALLEDRRRRLAAEGLFDPERKRRLPFMPHVIGVVTSPTGAVIRDILHRISDRFPVHVVVWPVKVQGEGSGEEVANAIRGFNALQPGGEIARPDVLIVARGGGSLEDLWSFNDEIVVRAAAESEIPLISAVGHETDTTLIDYAADVRAPTPTGAAEMAVPVRAELEAQLSGLAARLSGSVSRQMDNRRQGLRALVRALPSLDQLLALPRRRFDEAAGGLGRGLEMTTLNKRRAFERSASGLRPETLLNGLKHHRQRITERMHRAETLVERRLLQGKGRVDAFDSSLRSLPARLLGQLERQKERVVTATRRADTAVLHRMAQNRSGLAAHNRVLESLSYKNVLKRGYAVIRDEENRPLTRAAAIASGAVVSMEFADGRVSAITTGEGIPSTEAVTTQKKKPAKPASSGPSDQGDLF